Proteins from a single region of Weeksella virosa DSM 16922:
- a CDS encoding agmatine deiminase family protein: MTKIDTTKYPKDLGFHFPAEWEEHEATWLSWPHKEESWPDRIHLIYPAYAQFIAELSKSEIVRINVVDEEMMRFADAHIKKTDAYLDQIEYFIHPTNDAWCRDHGPAFLVNRATKEKVVVDWDFNAWGGKYPPYDLDDVIPTKVAEKLNLPVFYPQIIMEGGAVDFNGAGAVLTSKSCLLNPNRNPHLNQEQIEEYLRNYYGVSQVLWVDDGIVGDDTDGHIDDTIRFVNEDTVLCVVEEDKEDDNYAVLQNNLKQLYEMKLEDGRLLNVVQLPMPDAVYCEGERLPASYANFYIANKSVIVPTYRCDKDAIALEIIQKCFPDRKVVGIDSTEIIWGLGSFHCLSQQEPKI; encoded by the coding sequence TTGACGAAAATCGATACCACAAAATACCCAAAAGATTTAGGATTTCATTTTCCTGCAGAATGGGAAGAGCACGAAGCGACATGGCTATCTTGGCCACACAAAGAAGAGTCTTGGCCCGATAGAATTCATTTGATTTATCCTGCATATGCACAATTTATAGCCGAATTGTCTAAAAGCGAGATTGTGAGAATCAATGTTGTAGATGAAGAAATGATGCGTTTTGCTGATGCTCATATCAAGAAAACGGATGCTTATCTCGATCAGATAGAATATTTTATTCATCCAACCAATGATGCTTGGTGTCGAGATCATGGACCAGCTTTTTTAGTAAATCGAGCAACCAAAGAGAAAGTTGTCGTTGATTGGGATTTCAATGCCTGGGGAGGAAAATATCCACCGTATGATTTAGATGATGTTATCCCGACCAAAGTAGCAGAGAAATTAAATTTACCTGTTTTTTATCCTCAGATTATAATGGAAGGGGGAGCGGTGGACTTCAATGGAGCAGGAGCGGTGCTTACTTCGAAATCTTGTTTATTAAACCCTAACCGCAATCCTCACTTAAATCAAGAACAAATCGAAGAGTATTTGAGAAATTACTATGGAGTTTCGCAAGTTCTCTGGGTCGATGACGGAATTGTAGGAGACGATACAGATGGCCATATTGATGATACCATTCGTTTTGTGAATGAAGATACGGTTCTTTGCGTTGTCGAGGAGGACAAGGAGGATGACAATTATGCGGTGTTGCAAAACAATCTGAAACAGTTATATGAAATGAAGTTGGAAGATGGTCGTTTGCTGAATGTCGTGCAATTGCCTATGCCAGACGCAGTTTATTGCGAAGGTGAGCGTTTGCCAGCATCGTATGCAAATTTCTATATTGCAAATAAATCGGTGATTGTGCCTACATATCGATGTGATAAAGATGCGATTGCATTAGAAATTATCCAAAAATGTTTTCCAGATAGAAAAGTTGTTGGGATAGATTCTACCGAAATTATATGGGGTCTAGGCAGTTTTCATTGTCTAAGTCAGCAAGAACCAAAAATTTAA
- the ubiE gene encoding bifunctional demethylmenaquinone methyltransferase/2-methoxy-6-polyprenyl-1,4-benzoquinol methylase UbiE has product MANHDNIKPYEGSNLTKKKQVEQMFDAISPKYDLLNRVLSGGIDIQWRKKVIKIIQQTKPETVLDIATGTGDLAIMMAKHTNAKITGLDLSAGMLEVGRKKVAMEKLQNRIELILGDSENLPFPDNSFDCVTVSFGVRNFENLKKGLAEIRRVLKPGGTFVILEFSYPSKFPMKQLYSFYSSTLLPLIGRLVSKDQSAYTYLPESISAFPQGEEMKSILKDVDFMHPKDYRLTFGIASIYSAVK; this is encoded by the coding sequence ATGGCAAATCATGATAATATAAAACCTTACGAAGGATCTAATCTTACAAAAAAGAAGCAAGTAGAACAGATGTTCGATGCTATATCGCCGAAATATGATTTATTAAACCGCGTTTTGTCTGGAGGAATAGACATACAATGGCGCAAAAAAGTTATCAAAATCATCCAACAAACCAAACCCGAAACAGTACTAGATATTGCTACGGGAACAGGTGATTTAGCAATTATGATGGCAAAACACACCAATGCAAAAATTACAGGACTCGATTTGTCTGCCGGCATGTTAGAGGTCGGACGGAAAAAAGTTGCCATGGAAAAACTACAAAATAGAATAGAATTGATTCTTGGTGATTCTGAAAATCTACCTTTCCCAGATAATAGCTTCGATTGTGTGACGGTTTCTTTTGGTGTACGAAATTTCGAAAATTTAAAAAAAGGATTAGCCGAAATCAGACGCGTTTTGAAACCTGGTGGAACCTTTGTAATTTTAGAATTCTCGTACCCTTCTAAATTCCCAATGAAACAATTGTATTCTTTTTATTCTTCTACCCTTTTACCACTTATAGGACGTTTGGTATCAAAGGATCAGAGTGCATATACATATTTACCCGAATCCATAAGCGCTTTCCCACAAGGAGAAGAAATGAAATCAATCCTAAAAGATGTCGATTTCATGCATCCGAAAGATTATCGATTGACATTTGGGATTGCAAGTATTTATAGTGCTGTAAAATAA
- a CDS encoding 3-oxoacyl-ACP synthase III family protein, producing MINSVIKGSGRYIPEKVIDNSYFLGYEFYDENGVRIEKPGEEIIKKFQEITEIEERRYVDDQYLNSDIATFAAQKAIEDAQIDKETIDYIIVAQNFGDIDPVSRQIDMMPSMSSKVKHNLGIKNLKCRPYDMIFGCPGWVEGIILGHQLIQGGNAKNVLVIGSDTLSRAVDPHDRTAMIFADGSGAVVLSREEADEKYGVIAYNTLSYTGEELHYLVNGPSLKSDYVGSNKNIRMKGRKVYEFALRNVPNALKETLEDAKVPIDKLSKILLHQANAKMDHAMIERFYKLYDTPVPETIDPMTVQKLGNTSVSTIPIMYDLIEKKELGNHEFHKDDYLLFASVGASMNINSFVYKYKK from the coding sequence ATGATAAATTCCGTTATAAAAGGGAGTGGACGATATATCCCAGAAAAAGTTATCGATAATTCGTATTTTTTGGGTTATGAGTTTTATGATGAAAATGGTGTTCGTATAGAAAAACCAGGAGAAGAAATCATTAAGAAATTTCAAGAAATTACCGAAATCGAGGAGCGTCGTTACGTTGATGATCAATATCTCAATTCTGATATTGCCACTTTTGCTGCCCAAAAAGCAATAGAAGATGCACAAATAGATAAAGAAACTATCGATTATATTATTGTAGCTCAGAACTTTGGGGATATAGATCCGGTTTCGAGACAAATCGATATGATGCCATCAATGTCTTCTAAAGTAAAACATAATTTAGGCATCAAAAACCTGAAATGTCGCCCTTACGATATGATTTTTGGTTGTCCAGGTTGGGTAGAAGGAATCATTTTAGGCCACCAATTAATCCAGGGTGGGAATGCTAAAAATGTTTTGGTCATTGGTTCAGATACTCTTTCTCGAGCAGTGGATCCACATGATCGTACCGCAATGATTTTTGCAGATGGTTCGGGGGCAGTCGTACTGTCTAGAGAAGAGGCCGATGAGAAATATGGAGTAATAGCATACAATACATTAAGCTATACGGGTGAAGAATTACATTACTTAGTAAACGGTCCGTCATTAAAAAGCGATTATGTAGGTTCGAATAAAAATATTCGAATGAAAGGAAGAAAGGTGTACGAATTTGCGCTTCGCAATGTACCGAATGCACTAAAGGAAACTCTAGAAGATGCAAAAGTGCCTATCGATAAACTATCAAAAATCCTTCTTCATCAAGCAAATGCTAAGATGGACCATGCAATGATCGAGCGTTTCTATAAATTATACGACACACCAGTCCCAGAAACTATAGATCCGATGACTGTACAAAAACTTGGTAACACTTCGGTATCTACGATTCCGATTATGTACGATTTAATAGAAAAGAAAGAGTTAGGTAATCACGAATTTCATAAGGATGATTATCTATTATTTGCTTCGGTTGGGGCAAGTATGAATATCAATTCTTTTGTCTATAAATACAAAAAATAA
- the porT gene encoding type IX secretion/gliding motility protein PorT/SprT, which produces MKHRLLLLIVLVSAYSFGQFRPNYDKQWNREFTDLKKYSFGFYIGTNLMSYKVVPKKFINNATPTDDGTTNYGQVYLAQENSPGISVGLIGRMRVNDFIDLKTEPGLHISERTLYFRNVDLENTNDLQRDVKATYVEVPILVNFHGDRWFNTRPYLQAGFGYAMNLQANEDKTDDNLSGVFRTTKNNFNWQAEIGAELYFKKFKMTPAIKGVFFFNNELVRDNDEIANPQYTGTLYELKSRGVFFSLKFE; this is translated from the coding sequence ATGAAACATAGATTACTCTTACTTATCGTTTTGGTTAGTGCTTATAGTTTTGGGCAATTTCGTCCGAACTATGACAAGCAATGGAACAGAGAATTTACCGACCTGAAGAAATATTCTTTTGGTTTTTATATTGGTACCAATCTTATGTCGTATAAAGTTGTACCGAAGAAATTTATCAATAATGCCACCCCAACTGATGATGGTACAACCAACTATGGACAAGTATACTTGGCACAAGAAAACTCTCCAGGAATATCGGTTGGATTAATCGGGCGTATGCGTGTGAATGATTTTATCGACCTGAAAACTGAACCAGGTTTGCATATATCAGAAAGAACCTTATATTTTAGAAACGTAGATTTGGAAAACACCAATGACTTGCAAAGAGATGTGAAAGCCACCTATGTAGAAGTACCAATTTTGGTTAATTTTCATGGAGATCGCTGGTTCAATACCCGCCCTTACTTACAAGCAGGATTTGGTTATGCAATGAACCTGCAAGCCAATGAAGATAAAACAGATGATAATTTAAGTGGTGTTTTTAGAACAACGAAAAACAACTTCAACTGGCAAGCCGAAATTGGTGCTGAATTATATTTCAAGAAATTCAAGATGACCCCTGCAATCAAAGGTGTTTTCTTTTTCAATAATGAGTTGGTACGTGATAATGACGAAATCGCCAATCCACAATACACTGGTACACTCTATGAACTAAAATCTAGAGGAGTATTCTTTAGTTTGAAATTTGAATAA
- a CDS encoding acyl-CoA dehydrogenase, giving the protein MNFQLSEEQQMIQQAARDFAKTELLPGVIERDETSTFPTDAVKKMGELGFLGMMVDPKYGGAGLDSVSYVLAMEEIAKVDASAAVVMSVNNSLVCAGMEKYCNEEQKQKYLVPLAKGEKIGAFCLSEPDAGSDATSQKTTAIDKGDYYLLNGTKNWITNGGTASTYIVIAQTHEEKGHRGINAFIVEKGWEGFEIGPKEQKMGIRGSDTHSLFFNDVKVPKENRIGEDGFGFKFAMNVLNGGRIGIASQALGIAQGAYELALEYAKIRKAFGTEIINHQGVAFKLADMATNITAARMLCLKAAVEKDEGKDISESGAMAKLFASTTAMWVTTEAVQIHGGNGYVREYHVERMMRDAKITQIYEGTSEIQKIVISRSIAKG; this is encoded by the coding sequence ATGAACTTTCAACTATCAGAAGAGCAGCAAATGATACAACAAGCCGCTCGCGACTTTGCAAAAACAGAACTTTTACCAGGAGTTATCGAGCGCGATGAGACCTCAACCTTTCCAACAGATGCTGTAAAGAAAATGGGCGAATTAGGATTTTTAGGGATGATGGTTGACCCGAAATACGGTGGAGCTGGTTTGGATAGTGTATCCTATGTTTTAGCGATGGAAGAAATTGCAAAAGTAGACGCATCTGCAGCAGTAGTCATGTCGGTAAACAACTCTTTGGTGTGCGCCGGAATGGAAAAATATTGTAACGAAGAACAAAAACAGAAATACTTGGTACCTTTAGCAAAAGGAGAAAAAATTGGTGCCTTTTGTTTATCAGAACCAGATGCAGGATCCGATGCAACTTCTCAGAAAACAACAGCAATCGACAAGGGAGATTATTACCTATTGAACGGAACCAAAAACTGGATCACAAACGGAGGTACCGCTTCTACTTATATAGTAATTGCCCAAACACACGAAGAAAAAGGGCATAGAGGTATAAACGCTTTTATTGTAGAAAAAGGCTGGGAAGGCTTCGAAATCGGACCAAAAGAACAAAAAATGGGTATCCGTGGATCGGACACACACTCACTTTTTTTTAATGATGTAAAAGTACCAAAAGAAAATAGAATTGGTGAAGATGGTTTTGGTTTCAAATTCGCGATGAATGTTCTAAATGGTGGACGAATTGGGATTGCATCTCAAGCCTTAGGGATTGCACAAGGTGCCTATGAATTAGCCTTAGAATATGCAAAAATTAGAAAAGCTTTCGGGACAGAAATTATCAATCACCAAGGTGTAGCGTTTAAGCTAGCAGATATGGCAACCAATATTACGGCAGCTAGAATGTTATGCTTAAAAGCAGCTGTAGAAAAAGACGAAGGAAAGGATATTTCAGAGTCTGGAGCAATGGCCAAGCTTTTTGCTTCTACTACTGCCATGTGGGTAACAACCGAAGCTGTACAAATCCATGGAGGAAATGGTTACGTACGAGAATACCACGTAGAACGCATGATGCGTGATGCCAAAATTACTCAGATATACGAAGGAACATCTGAAATACAGAAAATTGTAATTTCACGTTCTATCGCAAAAGGATAA